The Bacteroides sp. AN502(2024) DNA segment TTGAAATAATCTGGATAGAACTTTGAATAAAAGTCATTAAATGGAACTTTCTTCCAGTCATCCGAAGGATTATAAGTTGCATAACGCCCAGACCAACCTGTTCCCAAATTAGAGTCTGCTACATATCCCGAGAATCCTCCCGCCATCAAACAGTCTACATATTGAGAAAAGTTTTCTTGTTCCGGTATCATTAAATCCTGCAAATTAAGAGCCAGTGACCTCACTAAATACCAATCTACTCCCATGTCGTTCTGATCCGGTTCATGAGGATTCTTATTATAATCTTCAAAGTTTCCCGTACATGCAGTTGCACTAAAAAGAAACAAACCAGCGACTATAAACTGTACTATTGTATTTTTCTTCATCTTTTCAGTTTTTAGAATTTAAGTTTCAAATTGAATCCTACACTACGAAGGCTAGGCATCATAAAGTAATCAATTCCTTGATAATAATTACCTGTAGTTGCCACTGACTCCGGATCGAAAGGAGCCTTACAGTAAACCATCCACAAATTACGTCCTACTAATGAAAGAGTTATATCCATTATGTTTTTCAGTTTTTTCCTTGGAATGGTATAACTTACTGAAGCTTCTTGCAGACGCAAGTTAGTGGCGCTATACGTATAGTATTGAGGAATACCACAGTCAGCACCGACTACTGAATACCATTTTTGTGCATCAATTCTGTCATTACCATTTATCACAACCCCACCATTATCACGGGCTACCGCAGTTACTTCAGACACACCATAGGAGTCAAGTACAGCCTGAGTAGCAGAATATACAACACCTCCCAAACGAGCTGTCAACAAGAAGCCAAGCCCCCAGTTGCCATATTGGAAATCATTACGCCATGCCATATTAGCTTTGGGGAAGACAGAACCTAGATAAATATCATCAACCTTATCATTTACTGTCACATTTCCATCTTCATTCACATAAATCTTATTATTCGAATCGCGGAGTAAGTCGGACTGTGAATAGAGATCACCCAAAGAGCCACCTACCTTTAAAATAAACCGGGCCTTTGATAAACCACCTACATCCATTCGGTCTTTTGTTATCTTTTCCCCTGTTACAGGATTTATATACCCGTCAATCAAACTTATTATTTTGTTTTTATTGGCACTGAAGGTGTAATTCGAACTCCATGTAAATTTATTCCATGTATTCTTGTAACCCAAAGAGAGTTCTATACCACGGTTGCGTACATTACCAGTCTGTGCATAAAAAGTGCTGTATCCTCCTGTTGGAGAAAGTTTGGCATCCATGGTCTGGTTATAAGTCTTAGTATTGTAGAATGAAACATCCAGATTGAAGTTTTTCAGAAAACGTGCAGTAAGACCAACTTCCCAAGAATCTGTTCTTTCCGGCTTCAAGTCATATAATGGATATGCAGATTGAGAAGAATACGCTCCGGTAGAAGTATTCCAAGAGAAAGTCGGATAGGCCAGAAAACGTCCGAAGGGTAGACCAACAGAAGCCCATGAAGCACGTAATTTCAAGTAAGAAATACTTTCAGGTAACTTAAACAACTCTGACAAAACAATAGAAGTACCTACTGACGGATAGAAAAAAGATGCTTGTTTTGAGTTCGGACCCGCCAATTGGCTCGGCCAATCGTTACGTCCGGTAAGGGTTAAATAATAAGTACTCTTATAACCAACTTCGGCTGATGCAAATATAGATTGAGTCTGTTCACGATAACCGGTTTCCTCACGTTTACCTGTATCCTTATCCAATTGGACAACAGTGAAAAAGTTAGGAAGGCCGTTTGCAGCAATCGGTCCACTGACACCCAGGGCCTCTGATCGGTTATCCGAATAAGAAGCACCTATATTGGCAGTCAGACTCCAATCCTCTCCAAATGTCTTGTTAATATTCAGCAACAAATCTGCGTATGTCTGTTTGTCACGAGTATTTGTCACTCCGTAAAAACCATTTTTACCTTCAGCGATGGTTTCAATAGTAGAAGCATAATATTTTTGTGTATATGCGTTATAGGAATTATCTAAACGTACACGCCCGGCTACATTCAACCAACTTAAGATATCATAACTCAAGGCTGCACTCAACA contains these protein-coding regions:
- a CDS encoding TonB-dependent receptor; its protein translation is MESKHSLRNSKLFRALLVLLFWAVPVQWAMAQLTLSTPRTTLGTVIKQIQSQSKYQFFYNDKLSTITVEPLKVKDASLEQVLSALLKNKAVSYKIEENIIYLSEKADSNSVQQQRGKERTITGQVLDSNGEPLIGVSILVKGTTDGAITDLYGNYQIITKSNNPVLVYSYIGYKTQEVPLKGQTSINITLMDDTQVIDEVVVTALGIKRSEKALSYNVTQVDAESALAVKDANFINSLNGKVAGLNINSSSSGIGGASKVVMRGSRGIEQSSNALYVIDGIPMYNLSASGGSEEFQSQGSTEAIADINPEDIESMSVLSGAAAAALYGSNAANGAIVITTKKGKVGRVSLTVSSNTEMLSQFVMPEFQNRYGTSGTDASWGKRLNDANYYGYDPSSDYFQTGLIGTESITLSTGTEHNQTYLSAAAVNSRGIIPNNKYERYNFTFRNTTLFLDDKMKLDVGAQYIMQKDRNMVNQGIYANPLASAYLFPRGNDWEDYKMYERYDLERNMYTQYWPQGGGSFRLQNPYWINYRNLRENDKDRYMLSAALSYDILSWLNVAGRVRLDNSYNAYTQKYYASTIETIAEGKNGFYGVTNTRDKQTYADLLLNINKTFGEDWSLTANIGASYSDNRSEALGVSGPIAANGLPNFFTVVQLDKDTGKREETGYREQTQSIFASAEVGYKSTYYLTLTGRNDWPSQLAGPNSKQASFFYPSVGTSIVLSELFKLPESISYLKLRASWASVGLPFGRFLAYPTFSWNTSTGAYSSQSAYPLYDLKPERTDSWEVGLTARFLKNFNLDVSFYNTKTYNQTMDAKLSPTGGYSTFYAQTGNVRNRGIELSLGYKNTWNKFTWSSNYTFSANKNKIISLIDGYINPVTGEKITKDRMDVGGLSKARFILKVGGSLGDLYSQSDLLRDSNNKIYVNEDGNVTVNDKVDDIYLGSVFPKANMAWRNDFQYGNWGLGFLLTARLGGVVYSATQAVLDSYGVSEVTAVARDNGGVVINGNDRIDAQKWYSVVGADCGIPQYYTYSATNLRLQEASVSYTIPRKKLKNIMDITLSLVGRNLWMVYCKAPFDPESVATTGNYYQGIDYFMMPSLRSVGFNLKLKF